The Litoribrevibacter albus genome segment CTTTACGAAACTCATCGATGTCCTGAAAGCTGCGATAGACAGAAGCAAATCGAACATAAGCCACCTGATCTAACTGTCTAAGTGCTTCCATCACCGCCTCTCCCACCATAAGTGAAGGCACTTCGCGCTCACCGGTTGCACGGAGTCGATGTTTGATTTTGAGAATAGCAGATTCGATGTTGTCGAAACTCACCGGACGTTTTTCTAACGCACGTTGAATACCGGCCCGTAATTTTTCTTCATTGAAAGGTTCGCGCGTGCCATCTTGCTTGATGACGCGCGGCATAAGAAGTTCAGCAACTTCGTAAGAGGTAAAACGTTCGTTACACTTCAGACATTCTCGACGGCGACGGACTTGTTCACCATCACTGATCAAACGGGAATCTATCACCTTGGTTTCTTTGTAGCCACAAAATGGACAATACATGTGAACCTCTGAAGTTAAAGAGCTGAAGAATCGATCTTGTTCGCTTAAACACCCAACCAAAACAATAGGATCGATCCTGTTGGGACAATACTTTTAAGAAAGCGTCGCTATTGTAATTTCACTTGACCTAAAACGCAAAAAGCTTCGGTACGAATTTCTTCGTATCGAAGCTTTTCAATTCAGAACTCTGTTAATTCAGAATCCTAATTCGGACAGTAAAACCATCCGAATCCTGCGTTTATTTCAACGCAGCTTATTTGTATACAGGCTTCTGCTTACAAATATTTAGTACTTTTTGTTTTACTTCTGCGATTGCAGCAGATGCATCACCAGACTCAAGGCCATCCAATACATCACAGATCCAACCAGCAAGCTCTGCTGATTCAGCTTCTTCGAAGCCACGGCTAGTGATTGCAGGTGTACCGATACGCAAACCAGAAGTAACAAACGGTGAACGAGGGTCGTTTGGAACCGCATTCTTGTTCACAGTGATGTTTGCTTCACCCAACGCTGCGTCAGCATCTTTACCTGTGTATTCTTTGCCGATCAAATCAACAAGGAACAAGTGATCGTCAGTACCACCAGAAACAACATTGATACCACGGTCGATGAATACCTTAGCCATTGCCTGAGCATTTTTAACAACTTGTGCCTGATATGCTTTGTACTCGTCAGACATTGCTTCTTTAAAGCACACTGCTTTAGCAGCGATCACATGCATCAATGGGCCACCTTGTGACTCAGGGAATACAGCGAAGTTAAGCTTCTTGTTCAATTCTTCGTCTTCTTTCGCAAGAATCAAACCACCACGAGGACCACGCAATGTTTTGTGAGTTGTTGTAGTCACAACGTCAGCGAAAGGTACCGGGCTTGGGTAAACGCCAGCCGCAATCAAACCAGCTACGTGGGCCATATCCACAAACAAGTAAGCACCTACTTTGTCTGCGATGTCACGGAAACGCTGCCAATCAACTACGCGAGAATACGCAGAGAAACCAGCAACGATCATTTTTGGTTTGTGCTCTAGAGCCAAACGCTCTACTTCTTCGTAATCAATCTCACCCGTTTCAGGGTTTAGACCGTACTGAACCGCATCATAGATACGACCAGAGAAAGAAACTGCTGCACCGTGCGTCAAGTGACCACCGTGAGCAAGGCTCATGCCCAATACTTTGTCACCTGGCTTACATAGCGCCATGTAAACCGCTGCGTTTGCTTGAGAACCAGAGTGTGGTTGAACGTTTGCGTAACCCGCACCGAACAATTCTTTGGCACGATCGATAGCCAATTGCTCAACTACGTCAACGTACTCACAACCACCGTAGTAACGCTTACCTGGATAACCTTCAGCGTATTTGTTGGTTAGCTGAGAGCCTTGCGCTTCCATAACACGAGGACTGGTATAGTTTTCTGATGCAATCAGCTCAATGTGTTCTTCTTGGCGAACACGTTCGCTTTCCATTGCAGACCATACATCTGGGTCAAAATCAGCAATATTCATATCACGAGTAAACATGGGCGTCCTCTGATTCTATCAAGTGAGGTTGACCACTCAGTCAGCTATTTTACTGGCTTCCCAGCGTTTTTTGCTGCCTTGAAGTGGAACTAAAAAATATTAAAAGTGGAACTGGAAATTTGGCGCGAAGTATAACCGATTAAATTCCGAACGCCTACTGAGTAATTTTGATAGACCTATGAAGGAAATTCATCAATCAAAAATTACTCACTCGAAAATCAACTCGGCATATAGAACTGATAAATATCCCGGCCACCAGCTTTCGCTCGGTACATCGCATGATCCGCATGACGCAGGAGCTCAGACGCATCGTCCGCATGAACAGGGTAGACAGCGATACCCACACTGGCCGTTACCCGAAATTCCTGATTCTGAATGGAAATAGGCTCCTGCAATGCAGAAACCACCTGACTCGCCACATGCTCACTGAAGGAACGAGCCTCAGCTTCTGAAGGCTGCCCACCAAGAATAATGGTAAATTCATCACCGCCCATGCGAGCAACCGTATCGGAAGAACGAACACAACTGCTTAAACGCTGAGCCACCTCTTTTAACAGGATATCCCCCGCTTCATGACCCAAAGTGTCGTTGACCGGTTTAAAGTTATCCAAATCCAGATATAAAAGCGCAACAGCGCCTTGATTGTCATTTGCCCGACGCATTTCAAGATTCAACTGTTCTTTGAACAAACTCCGGTTAGCCAAGTCGGTCAACGGATCGTAATAAGCCAAACGATGAATTCGCTCTTCTGCTTCTTTACGCTCGCTCATGTCGGAGAAAATCACAATGTAGCTTTCAACAAACCCATCGTCATTAGTAATTGCAGACACACCCACCCAAGCAGGGAAAGGTTCACCCGTCTTTTTACGATGCCAAACTTCACCCTGCCAATAACCGGTTCGGGCAACACTGTCCAACAGGGTATGATAAAACTGCTCGGTTTGCTGTTCAGTACACAAGAAGGCCAGATTCTTACCCAGGATTTCACGATTTTCATAACCAGTAACCACCTTGAAAGCTCGGTTACTGCGAACAATATCGCCGTCCATATCCGTAATCAGAATAGCCTCGTTACTGCTCTCGAAGACTTCCGCTGCAAGTTTAAGTTCCGCCTGGCTCTTTCTACGTCGGGTGACATCCCGACAACTGCCTAACAAACCTTCAAAGTTATTGTCTTCGTCCCACAGCAAACCAACTTTCACTTCCAAAGACACATAATGTCCGTCCTGATGAAGCGCCATCACTTCCACAATGTGCTCACCCGTTTGCTCACGATAGGACTCTGCATTAACCTCGCCTGACATCACCGCACGTAATGGTTCAGCGATTTCCTCTTCAATCAGGGTAAATTGATCTTCCGCCAGAAAGGCTCTTGCACCTTTATGCAAGACGTCTTCCTGTTCGTAACCCAGGACCTGCATAATGGAAGGACTGATGTATTTAAAATGAAACTCAGGGTCCATCACCCAAACAAGATCACGAATATTTTCAGCTAACACTTCCAGATAACGTTCGTGTTTATCAACTTTGGTTCGCGCTTCCAATAATTCAGTGATGTCACGCCCGACACCGATATATCGCTTCACCTTATTATTTTCATCACGAGTAAACGGAGTATCGCGGAACAAATAACTGTGCCACTTTCCATTTTTATGCTGCATGCGCAGAACCGTCTCATTGACCGTGCCGTTTTCCATATCCCGGAATTTAGGCAGTTCACTCTTCAGTAATAACTTATCCTCAGGATGAAGCAGAGTTTGCCAGTAACGATCTCCCATACGGTCAAGGTCTGAGCGACTGTATCCCAACCTGAGACCAATCTCATGATTCACAAAGACATTGCCATGGGTTGAGAAGTCATTAACGTAAACCACATCGGGTACGGAATGCACCACCTGTTGCCAAAACTGTTCTCTTTCTGCCGCCTTTTCTTTTGCCGACTTCAACGCCGACACATCCAACAAGCTCAATAAGATACAACCGGAAGAGGTTGCGCCACTGCCATCCTCATCCAATGTTTCTGCAGGCTCCACCAGACTGACGTTAATCTGGGCAGAAATGGATTTACCCGTCACGCTGTAAAGATCAATGATCGATTCAGATCTGCCATCGAGATTAAACGTCAAGGCCATGATGGACTTCCAGATACAACTGTCTGGATGGAACACAATTTTCTTGAGGTGTTTCACCGCCGTCATCTCATCAATGGTATCCAACAAGCGACACGCCGATTCATTAATCTCGGTGATTAGAATTCCGTCAATCATCGATCGGAACTGCCAGGCATTACGATCACGCCAACAGGAAAATGCCTCATAAGAATCGACTACACCGGAGGACAGTAGCTCACCCAACTCATTCAGATCAACCATCGCCAACGGCACTCCGGCACCTTCAAACGTGGATCGGTAATGATTCTGACTGGTAATCAGTTGTTCATGAATGCGATGCTGGTTGGTGACATCCTTTAATACCCAAACAACGACCTGACTGCCATCTTCCAGCGATAACATTTGATGCGAAGGCTCCACCCAACGCGAAACCACCAGACTATCGATGGATAACTCATTATCCACATCAATCACCTCACCATTAAGTAAGGACTCACTCCACGAGGTTAACCTATCCCAAAATACGGATGGTCCTTGACGTGTAACCTCATCCGACACAGGCTTGTCACTATCCAACTTCAATAACGAATAGAAAGTGGAATTAGCAAACATCACCTGATTATGAGCTCCCAGCACCACAACCGCATCCGAGATCGACGATAAAATCAAATCCCCACGAAATGCTAATTCCCGATTTTGCTTTTGAAGATTCTTATTGTGGCGGCGAGCGGTTCCCAGATACCAAATGAGCCCAACACCACCAAATAAATAAAAGAACGCCACCAATGCGGAAGGCGCCATTGAAGTTTTGTAGTAATCCCGCGTTCTCGACTGATTGATATACCCCGTCAGAGCCAACTTACTGTCGCCCAATTTTGCAGTCCAGATACTTTGCTTATGGTTAGCAGGTAAAACAGGTAACACATCCACCCAAACATTACGATCCGTTGTGAGATCCAATAACTCATAACTGGCATGAGGGTTATCATTCTTCGCAAGCAAAGACTTTAGCCACTCTAACTGAATGACGATAACCAAATACCCTTGATTACCTTTACGTCGGTGAAAAAGAAACCCACCCTGATCATTTAACAACCGAAATCCTGTAATCGGTGTTTTGGCATCAAAATCGAAGACAACATCGGCGCTCGCCCCATTCTGACGAGTTAAAGGCACTCCCGTCTCCCATCGAATATGCCCCTCCATATCCACCAGAGCCACCGATCTCAACCACGGAGAAATATCTGAAACTGACAAGAAGAAATTATCGAGATCGGACTGAGCCTCAAATGGCAAATCATAGTTATCAACCAAGGCACGCTCTAAGGATGAAATTTGTGTCCCAAAATAATCCTGATAGAGCGTCACTCGACTCTTAATCATCCGGGACATCAAATCCTGATGATAGCCATGATCTTTCCAGACCTGCCAAGCCATCACACCCAAGAGATAAAGGAAGGCCACCACAAAGAGAATAACAGGATAAACAGGCACGGATTTCGAGCGACTGGCAGTCTGATCCTGGGTTATTTTTTTAGACGTAGAATGCTGCACAAAAAGCCCGACAAAGAGATACGTAAAACTATGGATTTGTAATTAGAATTTGAACTGTATAATAAAACATCAACCAGTCCAGACCAACCCGACATAGGTACTTTTCAGTGCTTTATTTATCTATTTATACATAAACTTTTTTAGTATTGGACTTGAAGTGCTATTTGGTTGAATTATGATTAGCCCCCGGTAGATAAAAATCACATCGTTTATCTACGCATTCAAACGTATCGAATCTATTCTTGTAGTCAAAATACAAATTCAGAATTCACATTAGTCAGGTCAAAAATTTATGGCGCAATACGTCTATACGATGAATCGTGTGAGTAAGGTTGTTCCCCCAAAACGCGAAATTCTAAAAGATATTTCACTGTCCTTTTTCCCAGGCGCAAAGATTGGTGTACTCGGTCTGAACGGTGCAGGTAAATCCACCCTACTTCGCATCATGGCTGGCGTTGACACCGAGTTTGATGGTGAAGCGCGTCCGATGCCTGACATCAACGTCGGCTATCTTCCGCAGGAACCAGAACTGGACGAAACGAAAAACGTTCGCCAAGTGGTTGAAGAAGCCCTAAGCACCATTAAAGATGCTCAAGCCCGTTTGGACGAAGTCTATGCCGCATATGCGGACCCTGATGCCGACTTCGATGCATTAGCAGCAGAACAAGCCAAGCTGGAAAACATTATTCAAGCGTCTGACGCTCACAACCTGGAGCGCAAACTGGAAGTAGCTGCCGATGCACTACGCCTTCCGGAATGGGACGCTGAAATCAAAAACCTATCCGGTGGTGAGAAACGTCGTGTGGCGCTTTGTCGACTTCTTCTATCCAGCCCTGACATGCTGTTGCTCGATGAACCGACCAACCACTTGGATGCTGAATCCGTTGCATGGCTTGAACACTTCCTATGTGAATTCCCCGGTACCGTGGTAGCCATTACCCACGACCGTTACTTCCTGGACAATGCCGCAGGCTGGATTCTGGAATTGGACCGTGGTCGCGGTATTCCATTTGAAGGTAACTATTCTGCATGGCTTGAAAACAAAGAAGAACGTTTGGCCGCCGAAGAGAAACAACAAGCTGCTCGTGAAAAAGCCATCAAACACGAATTGGAGTGGGTACGTTCCAACGCCAAAGGACGCCAATCTAAATCCAAGGCTCGTATGGCACGTTTCGAAGAAATGAATTCTCAGGAATTCCAGAAGCGCAGTGAAACCAACGAAATCTACATTCCACCAGGGCCTCGCTTGGGTGACAAAGTGCTGGATTTCAAAAACGTCACCAAAGGCTTCGGCGACCGAATCCTGATCGATGATTTATCATTCAGCATTCCGAAAGGCGCTATCGTTGGTGTGATCGGTGGTAACGGTGCAGGTAAATCAACTCTGTTCCGTATGATCACAGGCTCTGAGCAGCCAGATAGTGGTGAGATCGAAGTGGGTGAAACGGTTAAAATGGCGTTTGTTGATCAAAGCCGTGCTGATCTCGACGATTCCAAAACCGTTTGGGAAGAACTTTCTGGCGGTTCAGACATCATCAACATCAATGGTTACGAAGTTCAATCTCGTTCTTACGTGGGTCGCTTTAACTTTAAAGGCTCTGACCAACAGAAGCGCGTTGGTGAACTGTCTGGTGGTGAGCGTGGTCGTCTACACTTGGCAAACACCCTAAAGCAAGGTGCTAACGTATTGCTTCTGGACGAACCATCAAACGACTTGGACGTTGAAACCTTACGTGCACTGGAAGAAGCCCTGCTGGACTTCCCTGGTTGCGCTATTGTGATCTCGCACGATCGCTGGTTCCTTGACCGTATCGCAACCCATATTCTTGCTTACGAAGATGAATCAAAAATTACTTTCTTCGAAGGCAACTACACCGAATACGAGAAAGACCTGAAAGAACGCGTGGGTGAAGCTGCGGCTCAGCCTAAGCGTGTACGTCATAAGAAGTTGGCGTAACCTGAAGGTAAGTAAACCAAAGGCTTCTTCGGAAGCCCTTGGTTTTTGATAGTTCTTATTAAAAAAAACCATCCAACAACCTAATAAAGCCATATTCCACTCACTTTTCACTTATTCACTTACATTCTGTAATTCCCTACTCAGCACAGCCTGCTATATACTCTTTATAGTGCAACCCTTTGATTTCTCTTCAAGAATACGCAGGTTATCCATTGGCAGCTAAAACGACTCTGATAAGTGTAGATAAACTTGCCGTCGGTATGTATGTAGACATTCGACTCGGCTGGTCTCAACACCCGTTTTTATTTCGAAAGCTCACCATCAAGAGTCATCACGAGATTAAAATCATCAAAGATCTCGGTCTTAAAGAAGTTCTCTTATTCCCGGAAAAAAGTGATCCTGAAAGCCTGAAGGCCGCCAAAGAATCAGAATCCATCAGCGAATTTGAGCAAGAGTCTGATAAAACTTCCAGTGACGAGTTCTGGCAACAAAAACAAGAAGCCTTAAAGAAAGCAGATTCCTTTCGTATTAACCGAAGAAAAATTGCACAACAATATCGTGAAAAACAAAAGCGCGTAAAAAATCTAACCAGCGATCTTAAACATTCTCCTGCTAATGCAATCCGTGATGCAGGTGAAGTAATCGATGACATGCTGGAAGGGTTTACCGACGATACAGACGTACTGATTAATTTGGTAAGCCTAAGCAGTGATGACCACTCAAATCACTGTCATTCATTAAACGTGACCGTTCTGTCCCTGACCATTGGCCATGCGCTTAAGCTCCCACCGGATCAACTAAAGCTACTTGGGTTGAGCGCAATTCTTCATGATATTGGCAAAGCCGCTCTTCCTGCCTCGATCTTCATCAAAAAAGGGAAGAAAACCCCCAGTGAAATCAAGGTGCTGCAGACGCATACCACGTTGGGAGCCCGCATAGCAGAAGCCCTTCCTGATGTAGACTCTGGTGTGGTACATGTCATCAGGCATCATCATGAATTCCTCGATGGCACGGGTTATCCCAACCAATTAAAGGGTGATGCCATATCGACTATTTGTCGGATCGTGACCATAGCCAATATCTACGATAACTTGTGCAACAATCCTGACCCTACTGAAGCAGTCATTCCCAAGGTGGCAATGGCTACGTTATTTAAGAAATATCAAGGGAAGCTGGATATAGATCTGGTACAACACTTTATTAAGACCTTTGGGGTCTACCCGCCAGGAACCGTTGTCCAGCTAAACGATGATAGCATTGCTCTGGTCATTTCAGTCGATCCAAGCACCATTCTGAACCCCAAAGTGTTGCTCTATAACCCGGATATCCCTCCCAACCAGGCGTTACTCATTAACCTGGCGGATCATGATAATCTGGAAGTGGTCAAGGTACTCAAGCCCGGCGAGTGTCCACCGAGAGTTTATGAATACCTTGGTATTCAGGAGAACATGGGCTTCTATTTAGAAGCGATTAAAAAGCATCCTGAGAAGTAATTATTTTTTCTTGATGTACAGGGTTTTCTTAACGGTTGCAACAACCTCGCCCTGTTCATCCAGGATATCCACCTCATAAACTGGAAAATATCGATCGCCGTTTTCCGTATGTGTGCGGATGTCTTCCAGCATCGCCTCATCTACTTTGAAGTGCGCCCTAACTGTCCCTTTCCCCGGGCGCTTAAATTCAATTTCAGCTGCTTTATCCCAAACTATGTAGTCTTTCCCTATTCGGTTCATGATCAACAGCATGTAGAAAGGGTCACACATTGAATAGAGAGAACCACCAAAATGCACCCCCACATAATTAGTGTTGGTAAATTTTAGTTTCATTGCCACCGTTGCTTCCGAAAAGTCTTCGGCAAGTTGCTCCAGGGAGATTCCCGCACCGACAAAGGGTGGCCAAACATTCACAAACCTACGAAACCAAACTGGATTCTTTGCGAGTTTCTGAAACATTAACAAACCTCTAAATATAATTGATATATCAACTATATTATCAAAATGACGGATCATTGTTAATGCAAGAACGAGCTTCAACCCATTGTTACGTCGCAGCGCTAGTCGTTTAACTCCATAGGGAATGTAACAACCACTTCAACCCCCAGCCCTGGTTGACTAGAAAACTCCAACTTGCCATGCAAATCCGCTTCAGCTAAAGACTTGATGATCCCCATTCCCAAACCAGAGCCA includes the following:
- the ettA gene encoding energy-dependent translational throttle protein EttA, which translates into the protein MAQYVYTMNRVSKVVPPKREILKDISLSFFPGAKIGVLGLNGAGKSTLLRIMAGVDTEFDGEARPMPDINVGYLPQEPELDETKNVRQVVEEALSTIKDAQARLDEVYAAYADPDADFDALAAEQAKLENIIQASDAHNLERKLEVAADALRLPEWDAEIKNLSGGEKRRVALCRLLLSSPDMLLLDEPTNHLDAESVAWLEHFLCEFPGTVVAITHDRYFLDNAAGWILELDRGRGIPFEGNYSAWLENKEERLAAEEKQQAAREKAIKHELEWVRSNAKGRQSKSKARMARFEEMNSQEFQKRSETNEIYIPPGPRLGDKVLDFKNVTKGFGDRILIDDLSFSIPKGAIVGVIGGNGAGKSTLFRMITGSEQPDSGEIEVGETVKMAFVDQSRADLDDSKTVWEELSGGSDIININGYEVQSRSYVGRFNFKGSDQQKRVGELSGGERGRLHLANTLKQGANVLLLDEPSNDLDVETLRALEEALLDFPGCAIVISHDRWFLDRIATHILAYEDESKITFFEGNYTEYEKDLKERVGEAAAQPKRVRHKKLA
- a CDS encoding DUF4442 domain-containing protein, translated to MFQKLAKNPVWFRRFVNVWPPFVGAGISLEQLAEDFSEATVAMKLKFTNTNYVGVHFGGSLYSMCDPFYMLLIMNRIGKDYIVWDKAAEIEFKRPGKGTVRAHFKVDEAMLEDIRTHTENGDRYFPVYEVDILDEQGEVVATVKKTLYIKKK
- a CDS encoding HD-GYP domain-containing protein; translation: MAAKTTLISVDKLAVGMYVDIRLGWSQHPFLFRKLTIKSHHEIKIIKDLGLKEVLLFPEKSDPESLKAAKESESISEFEQESDKTSSDEFWQQKQEALKKADSFRINRRKIAQQYREKQKRVKNLTSDLKHSPANAIRDAGEVIDDMLEGFTDDTDVLINLVSLSSDDHSNHCHSLNVTVLSLTIGHALKLPPDQLKLLGLSAILHDIGKAALPASIFIKKGKKTPSEIKVLQTHTTLGARIAEALPDVDSGVVHVIRHHHEFLDGTGYPNQLKGDAISTICRIVTIANIYDNLCNNPDPTEAVIPKVAMATLFKKYQGKLDIDLVQHFIKTFGVYPPGTVVQLNDDSIALVISVDPSTILNPKVLLYNPDIPPNQALLINLADHDNLEVVKVLKPGECPPRVYEYLGIQENMGFYLEAIKKHPEK
- the glyA gene encoding serine hydroxymethyltransferase translates to MFTRDMNIADFDPDVWSAMESERVRQEEHIELIASENYTSPRVMEAQGSQLTNKYAEGYPGKRYYGGCEYVDVVEQLAIDRAKELFGAGYANVQPHSGSQANAAVYMALCKPGDKVLGMSLAHGGHLTHGAAVSFSGRIYDAVQYGLNPETGEIDYEEVERLALEHKPKMIVAGFSAYSRVVDWQRFRDIADKVGAYLFVDMAHVAGLIAAGVYPSPVPFADVVTTTTHKTLRGPRGGLILAKEDEELNKKLNFAVFPESQGGPLMHVIAAKAVCFKEAMSDEYKAYQAQVVKNAQAMAKVFIDRGINVVSGGTDDHLFLVDLIGKEYTGKDADAALGEANITVNKNAVPNDPRSPFVTSGLRIGTPAITSRGFEEAESAELAGWICDVLDGLESGDASAAIAEVKQKVLNICKQKPVYK
- a CDS encoding sensor domain-containing diguanylate cyclase, with protein sequence MQHSTSKKITQDQTASRSKSVPVYPVILFVVAFLYLLGVMAWQVWKDHGYHQDLMSRMIKSRVTLYQDYFGTQISSLERALVDNYDLPFEAQSDLDNFFLSVSDISPWLRSVALVDMEGHIRWETGVPLTRQNGASADVVFDFDAKTPITGFRLLNDQGGFLFHRRKGNQGYLVIVIQLEWLKSLLAKNDNPHASYELLDLTTDRNVWVDVLPVLPANHKQSIWTAKLGDSKLALTGYINQSRTRDYYKTSMAPSALVAFFYLFGGVGLIWYLGTARRHNKNLQKQNRELAFRGDLILSSISDAVVVLGAHNQVMFANSTFYSLLKLDSDKPVSDEVTRQGPSVFWDRLTSWSESLLNGEVIDVDNELSIDSLVVSRWVEPSHQMLSLEDGSQVVVWVLKDVTNQHRIHEQLITSQNHYRSTFEGAGVPLAMVDLNELGELLSSGVVDSYEAFSCWRDRNAWQFRSMIDGILITEINESACRLLDTIDEMTAVKHLKKIVFHPDSCIWKSIMALTFNLDGRSESIIDLYSVTGKSISAQINVSLVEPAETLDEDGSGATSSGCILLSLLDVSALKSAKEKAAEREQFWQQVVHSVPDVVYVNDFSTHGNVFVNHEIGLRLGYSRSDLDRMGDRYWQTLLHPEDKLLLKSELPKFRDMENGTVNETVLRMQHKNGKWHSYLFRDTPFTRDENNKVKRYIGVGRDITELLEARTKVDKHERYLEVLAENIRDLVWVMDPEFHFKYISPSIMQVLGYEQEDVLHKGARAFLAEDQFTLIEEEIAEPLRAVMSGEVNAESYREQTGEHIVEVMALHQDGHYVSLEVKVGLLWDEDNNFEGLLGSCRDVTRRRKSQAELKLAAEVFESSNEAILITDMDGDIVRSNRAFKVVTGYENREILGKNLAFLCTEQQTEQFYHTLLDSVARTGYWQGEVWHRKKTGEPFPAWVGVSAITNDDGFVESYIVIFSDMSERKEAEERIHRLAYYDPLTDLANRSLFKEQLNLEMRRANDNQGAVALLYLDLDNFKPVNDTLGHEAGDILLKEVAQRLSSCVRSSDTVARMGGDEFTIILGGQPSEAEARSFSEHVASQVVSALQEPISIQNQEFRVTASVGIAVYPVHADDASELLRHADHAMYRAKAGGRDIYQFYMPS
- the nrdR gene encoding transcriptional regulator NrdR yields the protein MYCPFCGYKETKVIDSRLISDGEQVRRRRECLKCNERFTSYEVAELLMPRVIKQDGTREPFNEEKLRAGIQRALEKRPVSFDNIESAILKIKHRLRATGEREVPSLMVGEAVMEALRQLDQVAYVRFASVYRSFQDIDEFRKEIDMLSNASSEPVK